Within uncultured Methanoregula sp., the genomic segment CTTTCTTATTACCCATCCTATTGGAGTAGTGACTTTTTGTCTCTCTGATTCCTGCTTCGTAGTTAGAACAAATGATGAGGTGATAGAGTTGTCCTTTCTTCGGTTTAAAGGGAAGTGGGAGAACATATCTAAACCATTTTTGCAGGTTCTCCTGATATAAATTCACGAAATCGTTTTGCCTTCGGAGAATGTCATGATTACACAGGATTTTTGATCGCCAGATCGTGTTTCCGAATAACTCATCGGCCTCTTGTACAGATTTTTTTTCAGGTTCTGACCAGAACTGGCCATCTGAAGTTCTAGGAAATGCTGCAAATTCGCCTCTGCCAAGGAAATAGTCGGAGGTAAAAAGGAATATAATAAACTCGGTTCCTGTCTGATAATAATTCTGTAATCGTCCTCTTCCAACGGTCTCAATTATTTCCCATTTGACCATTCGTAGTGGATCGAAGAAAAAAATGCTGTTTCCTAATAATATCCCCTCTATTTTTCTGAGGGCATCGTTCAGTTTCAAATTCATCAAGAAAATGTTAGTCGAATTTGAATCAACGGGTCCTTCGCAAACATCGATAGGAATACCTGGCGTTCGTCGACTGATTACATGGATCAGATGAGAAAAACAACTAGGCTCTTCCTCAATCAAGACTAGTTTCAGACTGTTGTGTTTGTCTAATTTTTTCTTGAGTTCTAGACAGTGTCCAGCCGAGCCGAGGAGTGTTTTATTGAGTTCTTCTATGAAAACTTCACCAGTTCCAGCATTTAGTTCAACGATTGATGTTTGATTTTGAAAATCTCTTTTTTTCCCACCGGATGTGATTTTCCACCAAAATTCATAATATTGGCCGATAATTTCAGATTTAATTGCAGTTCCACAGATCCCACTAAGACAAATTGCGTCTCCGTGAAAATCTAGCATATTTTTCATTACAATTTGATAATAATAAATGCATAGGTAGAGAAGAGAGTTTTATTACAGGATCACCCATAGGATACCGTTTCTAGACCCCCTATTTGTAGTCCTCGGCCATCTCCAATCGTCACAAAACCGTGCGTTTTTTTATCAAAAATCTATTCCGCCAAGCATGAGCCCGTACGACCCATAGTATGTTCCAAGGGTTATGCAACTCTTAAAAAATCCGAGAGGAATTGACCCGACCCGCGAACCGAATTCTTTCAGAGGCCGTGAGGGAGACACTTGTAACGCTCCTGATGGGCGTAACCTTCATCAAACAAGGACCACGTCCACGAAGGATTGGATCAGTATACTTGAGAGGATCGTTGCGAACTGGTAATGTAGCACCATCACCTGCGCCACCTGCTCCCCTCATCGGCAGGGATGGAGCAATGGAAGGCGACCCGGCAGTAGGAAATAACAGACGAAAGCGAATAGAAAATTACTTGTGCGTGAAGTACGCCTTCACGCCATCTGCATCAGCGGAGTCAATCTTCACAAACCCGACCCGCTCGAACTGGACAACTTTGCCGGCTTCCGACCGTACCGCAGGTTCGCAGGCACCCTTCATCTCCCCTTCCTGCGTGAGGAGTGTGCAGGGTGCCGTTGCCTGTGCCGGGAGCCACTGGATGATATGGGCTTTTACAGCCCGGGCATCCGCAAGCGAGTCCCCGCCGTACGAGAACGAGGGGGTCTCGCCGTCCCACGCGATCTTCACGTTGAAGAGGTCCTTGAGCCGGACCATAGGAGTGCCGGGCACGAGCTCGCTCTTCGGGAGAAGAACCGTGCCGGTAAACTCGAGCGTGCGGGAGCCCCGTGCGGCATCGCTCGGGTGCAGCAGGGCATGGGCCGTATGGGCCGGGGCCCCGTCGATCTTCGCCTCGATCGGGTCGGGCACGAAGAAGTAGCGGTTTGCGGTCGGGTCAACGAGCTTCTTGTTCTCGGCATAGAGGTTGTCCCACGAGAACGAGATATCGGTGTCCCCGATACCGATGGCAAGCATCGCGTTCTTCACGGCTTCGGGGGAGATCCCCCGGCGGGCAAGGGCCCGGAGGGTGCCGAGGCGGATGTCGTCCCAGCCGGTATAGGTGCCCTCGTTGATCCCAAGACGCATCTGGGACGTGGAGAGGACGACTCCCTCGATACCCATCCGGCCATAGTGCCGGTACACCGGGACCTTCCATCCCATGTGGTCGTAGATGTAGCGCTGGCGCCGGGTGTTAGCAATATGGTCTTTGCCCCGGATCACGTGCGTGACGCCAAGCAGGTGGTCATCGGCAACCACCGAGAAGTTCATCAGCGGGTACACGTGAGCCTTCACCTTCGGGTGCGGCGGCGCATCGAGAATCCGGAATGCCGGGAAATCCCGCATGGCCGGATCCGGGTTGTTGAGATCGGTCTTGATCCGGACCGAGACCTCACCTTCATGGAACCCGTGGTCGAGCATCTTCTGCCAGAGTTCAAGGTTCTTCTCCACCGGCTGGTCGCGGCAGGGGCAGGCGGTCTTTGCCTGTTTGAGTTCCTTGAAGTGCTCGTTGTCGCAGGTGCAGACGTACGCCCCGCCCCGCTCAATGAGCTGCCGGCAGAGATCGTAATAGATCGGGAGGCGCTCGCTCTGGGTCACGGTCTCGGTAATCCCGAGGCCGAGCCATGCAATATCCTCTTTGACCATCTCGTACGCCTCGGGGTCCACACGCTTCGGATCCGTATCTTCGATACGAAGAATGTACCGGCCGCCGCACTCTTTCACGTACGCGTCATTGAGAGCCGCAGCACGGGCGTGCCCGATATGGAGCGGGCCCGAAGGGTTGGGGGCAAACCGCATGACCACGCCTTTTTCGGAGCCTTCAAGGTCGGGGAGGACTTTCTTGTGTTCGTGCTTCTCCGAAAGGGCCGCGAACATTGCCGGGGCCCGGTTCTGGAGGGTTGATACCCGCTCTTCCGGGGAAAGTGCCGCCACGTCGGCAATCGCATCCTTTGCCAGGGCCGATATCTCCTTTGACCTGCTCCGGAGTTCAGGATGAGAGCCCATGACCATGCCCATTACGGCCCCTGCCTGCGGTACCCCGCCGTGTTTCACGGCATTCTGGAGTGCGCACAAAAAGAGGAGTTCTTTCGGGTCTTCCCCTGCCATCCTAATAACTCCGGGTAACGAAAAATTCGCCAACGTCCATGAGGAGCTGGCGTTCTTTTGAGGGGGGCAGGAGAGAGAGGTGCTTGTTGCTGTCGGCAACGAGGTCCGATGCCACCTTCTTCACATCATCGATAACACCGGCTTCGGTCAGTTCGCGGATGGCCGCCTCAATGTCGGCCGGCGTAAGTTCCCGCCGGTACTTGGAGAGGTCGAGACCTTTTTCCCGGGCCTTGATCATGAGGAGCGTCTGTTTGCCCTCGCGGAGATCGGAAGCCTGGTCTTTCCCGCTCTTTTCCGCGGGTGTCAGCAGGTCGATGAGATCGTCCTGGATCTGGAACGCGATTCCGGTGTTGAGCCCGAACTGGTAGAGCGCTTTCACCTGCACGGCGGAGCCGCCGGCAAGAACGGCACCGATACCGGCAGCCGCGGCATAGAGGACGCCGGTCTTCTTCCGTACCATCTCCATGTACTCGTACTGGTCGACATCGTTGCGGTGCTCGAACGACATATCCATGTGCTGCCCTTCGCAGATATCGGCGCAGGCCTTCGCAAGCATGGACACGGCACGGACCTTTGCATCATCCTTGGCAGTTACCATGCAGATATGCTCGAAGGCGCGGGCATACAGGACATCCCCGGCAAGGATACCGGTCGGCATGTCCCACTTCGTGTGGACGGTCGGCACACCGCGACGCAGGTTGTCGTCGTCCATGATATCGTCGTGGATGAGGGTGAACGTGTGGGTCACTTCGAGCGCAAGAGCCGCAAAGACGATATCGTCCGAGCTCCCGGGCTTCACCGCATCTGCGGCAAGCATCACGACTGCCGGGCGGAGCCGTTTCCCACCTGCAGCGAGCAGGTGGGCTGATGCCTTGTTGAGTTCACCAGCCTTGTCAACATAGTAGCGGTCGATCATCCGATCGATCGTTTTTGCAACTGATTCCAGGTACGGTGGAAGATCTGACATTGGTTTTTCCTCGCTTAATTAATCTTGAGCCGCTGGCCGTTCCTCAACTGATGGATGGTCGAGGGTGCGGTGTAGCCGAGATCGCTGGCAAACTGCGTATATTCCGCGGTCATGGTCAGGCTCCCGTGGGCCGGGATCACGTGCTGCGGCTGCAGGAGCTGGAGGAACTCGTAGTGGTCCTCCCGGTACGCGTGACCGCTGACGTGGAGGTCCTCGAAGACCCGGGCCCCGACCAGTTTCAGCCGGGCCTCGATCATATAACGCTGGCCATAGTTCATCGGGTTCGGGATGACGTTTGCCGAGAAGACGACCTTGTCGCCCGGGGTGAGCTGGTACGGCGTGTCCCCCAGTGCAACGCGGGTGAGGATGGAGCCGGGTTCTCCCTGGTGGCCGGTGACGATCGGGAGGAACTGTTCTTTTCCGGCTTTCATCATCCTGCGCATGGTCCGGTCAACCGTCCGCCGGTTCCCGAAGACGCTCGTGGTCTCCGGGAAGGAGACGAGTTTCATCTGTTCGGCGGTAACGGCGTATTTCTCCATCGAGCGGCCCAGGAGGACGGGTTTTCTCCCGATCTCGTGGGCACATTCGGCGATGGTCTTGACACGCGAGATGTGCGAGGAGAAGGTGGAAACCATGATGGCGTTCTTGTCATCCTCGTAGCTCGTGAGGGTGTCGCGCACAAGGTCGCGAGCGATCCGTTCGCTCGGGCAGCGTCCTTTCCTGCCGATGTTGGTGCATTCAACGATCAGGGCGAGGACGCCTTCCTTGCCGATCTGGCGGAGCCGTGCAAAGTCCGGGGGTTCGCCGATGACCGGTGTCCGGTCGAGCTTGAAATCAAGCGCGTAGACAATTGCCCCGTGCGGCGTGTGCAGCACCGGGGTCACGGTATCGATGATCGAGTGCTGGGTGCGGACGAACTCCAGGACAAGGTTCTGGGAGAGCGTGAACCGCTGGCCTGACTTGAGCGCGAAGAGCTTGTTGTTCACCCCGAACTTCTGTTCGCCTGAGATCTGCTGGCGGATCAGTTCGGTCGTGTATGGCGTAGAGATGATCGGCGCATTGTAACGGTGCGCCAGTTTCGGGATTGCCCCGATATGGTCGAGGTGCCCGTGGGAGCAGACGATGGCCTTCACGGTGCCTTCGACCGAGTTCATCATCGTATCATCGGGTATCGCCTTGATCTTGATGAGATCAAGGGAGTGCATATTCTCAATCTCCGCATCCTCGTGGATCATTACCTGATCGAGGCGGAGTCCCATGTCAAATATGACAATTTCCTTTCCGCAGCGGACGGCGGTCATATTCCGCCCGACCTCATCGTATCCGCCCACTGCAATAATTTCTATATCCATTTTTGTATCTCCTTGTTCCTGGGGGTGATTCGTGTTAAAAAGTTCCTGAAACGATCAGTGGTTTCGCTGTAACCGTATGGGATTGTCTTTCCCGATCATCTGCCGGGTCCTGCCCGTAATATACAGGGGTGCCTTCCTGAGATCCGCAACAGTTGCCGAGCCGGTCAGGAACATCGTGGTGACGAGTTCCGTCTGGATCGTCCCGACAGCGCGGGAGAGCGCTTCATCGTTCTCCATAGCGGGCTTGAGGAGGGGAAGTGCCATACCGCAGAGTTCTGCACCGAGTGACAAACCCTTGGCAATGTCCCCGCCGCTCCGGATGCCGCCCGAGGCGATTACCGGGCCACCGGTCGGGACGACGTCTGCAAGACTGACCGCAGTCGGGATGCCCCACATCGAGAAGTCTTCTCCCAGCGTCTTGAGCCGCCGGTCGGCAGTACTGCTCTCTGCTGCCCGCACGCTCTCGACTGCTGCCCAGGACGTTCCGCCCCAGCCGCCGATATCGATGGCGCTGACACCGGCTCCCCAGCATTTCCGGGCGGTTGGTGCGGATATCCCGCAGCCGGTCTCCTTGACAATGACCGGGGTCTTGAAATCCCGGCAAAGATCTTCGAGCGCGGCAAAGCACCCGATGGCATTGTGATCGCCTTCAGGCTGGATCGCTTCCTGGAGGAAGTTGAGGTGTATCGCAAGCGCGTCCGCCCCGATCATCTCGACTGCCTTTTCAGCCCATTCGATCCCGTGGTCGCGAAGCTGCACAACCCCGAGATTGCCGACAATGAACGCATGGGGTGCCTCGTCCCGGACAACCGAGAACGTATCGGCAAGGCCAGGGTTCTCAAGAGCTGCCCGCTGCGAACCGACACCGATGCCGATGCCGAAGCGTTCCGCTGCCCGTGCAAGCCGTGCGTTCACGTCTTTTGTAGCCGGGTGGCCGCCGGTCATTGCTGAAATGAAGAGGGGTGACCGGAACGAGTGGTTCAGGAACCGGACCGAGGTATCGATGGCGCCCATATCGCATTCCGGTAAGGCGTTATGCACGAACCGTATATCGGAAAACCCGGTTTCCCCGCTCTCAACTGCCTCTTCTGCGCAGATGCGCAGGTGGTCGAGTTTGCGCGAAGACGTAAACCGTTTCTTGTCACTCATGCTCATTCACCTCGTACAAGGGTCCCGCCATGGTCGTTCCCGTTCAGGAAATCCACTACCCGCGAGACCGCGAATATATCTGACCCGATCCCTGCATCCGCAAGTTCGAGCAGCTCGTTTAATTTTCCGCTCATTCCACCGGTGACATCGGTATGTTTCGAGTTGCCAATATGGAGGTTAAGCGTAGTACCCCGTGTGATTTTCGGTACTACCCGGTCTCCATCCAGCACTCCCGGTACATCGGTGGCGAGCCCTACGCAGGTTATGTGCAGGGCGAGCGCCAGGTAACGCACGAGCTGGTCGCCCGAGACAATGCAGGCTCCCCGGGTAATGTCCATCACCACGTCGCCGTGGATCACAGGAACCATCCCGAGTGCGAGCATCTTCTCAAGGTGGCGGTGCTCGAAGGACACGAGCCTGCCATTGTCAGCCACAGCCGTGTGGAACGGGTGAACACCAACCGCAGCTACGCCCTTGTCCCGGAGCGCCCGGACAACTTCATCGTTGAGGCTGCTGACCACGCGGTGGGTCACCCAGATCCCTTCGGTATGCCCCTCTGATGCGCCTTTATCGAGATGGTAGCGTTTTGCTTCGGGATGGCCGCAGGAACCGGCACCGTGGACGATCACGATGCCGCCGTGCCGGGATTTTGCAATCGCTGCTGCTATCGTGGCAAGACGTTCGTGGTTCACGGCACAGTCGGCACTCTTGTCAGTGATGACACTCCCGCCGAGCTTGAGAATCATGCGTTCAGACATTTTTCTCCTTCCGGACACCCTCGGTATCGATACTGGTGACTATTGCCCGGGCTTCGTTGGCCTCTATGGATGCGGCAATCCGGTGCTTGAGCTGCTTGGGGCAGAGGGCAACCATGCATCCCCCACCCCCGGCTCCC encodes:
- the tcmP gene encoding three-Cys-motif partner protein TcmP codes for the protein MLDFHGDAICLSGICGTAIKSEIIGQYYEFWWKITSGGKKRDFQNQTSIVELNAGTGEVFIEELNKTLLGSAGHCLELKKKLDKHNSLKLVLIEEEPSCFSHLIHVISRRTPGIPIDVCEGPVDSNSTNIFLMNLKLNDALRKIEGILLGNSIFFFDPLRMVKWEIIETVGRGRLQNYYQTGTEFIIFLFTSDYFLGRGEFAAFPRTSDGQFWSEPEKKSVQEADELFGNTIWRSKILCNHDILRRQNDFVNLYQENLQKWFRYVLPLPFKPKKGQLYHLIICSNYEAGIRETKSHYSNRMGNKKVNQDNTLAYNRFKALHHDLCKECTGSTKPLEWKILWASIRQEIGIRDFMCMDIRRLENNSERRKNALVWLGQNSYLLPIDQECAWSDPINKYTLNWQYCRDKLGVELPLPLIPISPEASEPRLSTFEPNKSGQLTFDQF
- a CDS encoding glutamate--tRNA ligase is translated as MAGEDPKELLFLCALQNAVKHGGVPQAGAVMGMVMGSHPELRSRSKEISALAKDAIADVAALSPEERVSTLQNRAPAMFAALSEKHEHKKVLPDLEGSEKGVVMRFAPNPSGPLHIGHARAAALNDAYVKECGGRYILRIEDTDPKRVDPEAYEMVKEDIAWLGLGITETVTQSERLPIYYDLCRQLIERGGAYVCTCDNEHFKELKQAKTACPCRDQPVEKNLELWQKMLDHGFHEGEVSVRIKTDLNNPDPAMRDFPAFRILDAPPHPKVKAHVYPLMNFSVVADDHLLGVTHVIRGKDHIANTRRQRYIYDHMGWKVPVYRHYGRMGIEGVVLSTSQMRLGINEGTYTGWDDIRLGTLRALARRGISPEAVKNAMLAIGIGDTDISFSWDNLYAENKKLVDPTANRYFFVPDPIEAKIDGAPAHTAHALLHPSDAARGSRTLEFTGTVLLPKSELVPGTPMVRLKDLFNVKIAWDGETPSFSYGGDSLADARAVKAHIIQWLPAQATAPCTLLTQEGEMKGACEPAVRSEAGKVVQFERVGFVKIDSADADGVKAYFTHK
- the fni gene encoding type 2 isopentenyl-diphosphate Delta-isomerase — translated: MSDKKRFTSSRKLDHLRICAEEAVESGETGFSDIRFVHNALPECDMGAIDTSVRFLNHSFRSPLFISAMTGGHPATKDVNARLARAAERFGIGIGVGSQRAALENPGLADTFSVVRDEAPHAFIVGNLGVVQLRDHGIEWAEKAVEMIGADALAIHLNFLQEAIQPEGDHNAIGCFAALEDLCRDFKTPVIVKETGCGISAPTARKCWGAGVSAIDIGGWGGTSWAAVESVRAAESSTADRRLKTLGEDFSMWGIPTAVSLADVVPTGGPVIASGGIRSGGDIAKGLSLGAELCGMALPLLKPAMENDEALSRAVGTIQTELVTTMFLTGSATVADLRKAPLYITGRTRQMIGKDNPIRLQRNH
- a CDS encoding RNase J family beta-CASP ribonuclease, whose product is MDIEIIAVGGYDEVGRNMTAVRCGKEIVIFDMGLRLDQVMIHEDAEIENMHSLDLIKIKAIPDDTMMNSVEGTVKAIVCSHGHLDHIGAIPKLAHRYNAPIISTPYTTELIRQQISGEQKFGVNNKLFALKSGQRFTLSQNLVLEFVRTQHSIIDTVTPVLHTPHGAIVYALDFKLDRTPVIGEPPDFARLRQIGKEGVLALIVECTNIGRKGRCPSERIARDLVRDTLTSYEDDKNAIMVSTFSSHISRVKTIAECAHEIGRKPVLLGRSMEKYAVTAEQMKLVSFPETTSVFGNRRTVDRTMRRMMKAGKEQFLPIVTGHQGEPGSILTRVALGDTPYQLTPGDKVVFSANVIPNPMNYGQRYMIEARLKLVGARVFEDLHVSGHAYREDHYEFLQLLQPQHVIPAHGSLTMTAEYTQFASDLGYTAPSTIHQLRNGQRLKIN
- a CDS encoding polyprenyl synthetase family protein; protein product: MSDLPPYLESVAKTIDRMIDRYYVDKAGELNKASAHLLAAGGKRLRPAVVMLAADAVKPGSSDDIVFAALALEVTHTFTLIHDDIMDDDNLRRGVPTVHTKWDMPTGILAGDVLYARAFEHICMVTAKDDAKVRAVSMLAKACADICEGQHMDMSFEHRNDVDQYEYMEMVRKKTGVLYAAAAGIGAVLAGGSAVQVKALYQFGLNTGIAFQIQDDLIDLLTPAEKSGKDQASDLREGKQTLLMIKAREKGLDLSKYRRELTPADIEAAIRELTEAGVIDDVKKVASDLVADSNKHLSLLPPSKERQLLMDVGEFFVTRSY
- a CDS encoding isopentenyl phosphate kinase — its product is MSERMILKLGGSVITDKSADCAVNHERLATIAAAIAKSRHGGIVIVHGAGSCGHPEAKRYHLDKGASEGHTEGIWVTHRVVSSLNDEVVRALRDKGVAAVGVHPFHTAVADNGRLVSFEHRHLEKMLALGMVPVIHGDVVMDITRGACIVSGDQLVRYLALALHITCVGLATDVPGVLDGDRVVPKITRGTTLNLHIGNSKHTDVTGGMSGKLNELLELADAGIGSDIFAVSRVVDFLNGNDHGGTLVRGE